The DNA window CAAGGTCGAGAAAGTCGAGGCCCAGGACATTTGCCCCATAGTACTTGCGCATCTTGGTGGCGATGTCCAGGTTGATCCCTTTGTCGTAAATGTTGTAGGGCCTTCCCAGCAGCACGATGCCATGCTCATTGTGATCGGCGATGCTCTTCAGTGTTTTGGCGCCCGCCTCGAGGAGACTGTCGCGGAACACGTCCATGGCCGCAAAACCGCGCTCGACGGCCCATTCGACCTGGTGCAGGCTGCGCCCCAGTCCGGCTTCGTTGAGCGCGTCCCGTATCGATCGCGCCACGGCCCGGTTTCCGTGATTGAACCAGAGCGTCGGCGCTATGATGCGCCGCCGGTGTTCGGAAATGAAGGGGGCCACGCGGGTGATGAACGGGAGAGTCTGGTTCCAGGGACAGAAGAAGGACGGCTTGTCCGCCGGCGAACCCGGCGACGAAATGTAATTGGGGACCAGAATGAAGTCCGTTTGCTTCTCGATCAACCAGCGGATGTGGCCATGAGCCACCTGGATCGGAAAGCAGGGCTCCGATACCACGGCTTCCAGCCCGAGCTTCACGATCTGGTTCGTGGTCGGCTCCGACAGCAGCACCCGGATTCCCAATTCGCGCAGGACATTGAACCAGAACGGCGCCCATTCGTACGTAGACATGCAAAACGGAATACCCACCACCGGTCCGGCGCCGGACTCGGGATCGTAATCCGCCATGAGCAGATTGCGGCGGTACTCGATCAGGTTTTCAACCACCGGTTCGTGCTCGCACTTGACCGCCTTGCGATAGCGCTCCGAGCACTTGTCGCCCCAATAGGTCTGCTCGCCTTCGACTGTGAAGCGCTGCATCTGGCAGAAGTTCGTGCACCCTTTGCAGGTGAACTCGAGGATCTCATAATCGACTTTGTCGAGGTCGAAACCGCGGAAGGCGCTCTCCTTGTGGCCGTGGAGCATCTTTTCCCTGGCCAGCAAGGCCACTCCCACGGCTCCCATCACGCCGTTGAACGGCGGTACGATAATCCTCTTACCCAGGATCGAAGAGAAGGCGGCAGCCACCGCATCGTTGTAAGCGGTGCCTCCCTGGAAAAAGATTACCTCGCCGATCTTGCGCCCCCGCACGACGCGGTTGATGTAGTTGGTGGCCACCGAATAAGCCAGGCCGGCCACAATCCGGTCCAGGGAGGCGCCGCGCTGCAGGTAGCTGTTGACATCGCGTTCCATGAAGACCGTGCAGCGTTCGCCGAGCCGTATGGGCTCTGCGCTCGACAGTGCGATGCGCGCGAAGTCATCTTCGATGCGGACCCCCAGCTCCTTGGCGCGTTCCTCCAGGAAGCTGCCCGTGCCGGCCGCACATGCCTCGTTCATGGCGAAATCGACTACGATCCCTTCTTCAAGACTGATGAACTTGGCATCCTGGCCGCCGATTTCGAAGATCGTGTCCACTCCCAGTCCGAGAATGGTGCGGTCGATAAACGCGGCACCGGTCTTGTGCGCTGTGATCTCATCGTTGACCGTGTCGGCGCCGACCAGCTCGCCTATAAGCTCGCGCCCTGAACCCGTGGTCCCCACGCCGCGGATGCGGATCTTCCCGCCCAGATCGCGTTCGATCTCGCACAAGCCCCGGCTGACCACTTCGATCGGGCGGCCATCCGTGCGCAGGTAGATCTCCTTGAGCACATTGCGTTCGGTATCGATCACCGCAAGGTTGGTGCTGACGGAACCGATGTCGATGCCGAGAAACGCATCGCGCACACCTCCTATCTCGGAGGGCGATACGGCGACCATGTGGTTCCGCAGCAGCACGACGTTTTCCATCGAAAGCCGCGGGGAACTCGGGATCTGCTGGGTCTCCGACGAACCCTCGAGGCTGAAGGCGTGCCGCTCGCGGCTCTCCGACCGCGCAGCCTCCTCGGCGAGAATGGCGCTCCCGACGGCGCCTAACGCGGCATGGTCTTGCGGCACAACCAGCGTACCTGGAGCCCAGCCGAACGCCGCTTCGATCGCCTGGACCACGCCGCGGTTCGAAGCCACGCCGCCCACGAAACACACCTCGGGAACTATCTTCTTTCCCTTCGTGATCGCACTCTTGAAATTGCGGGCGACCGCATCGCAGAGGCCTTTGACGATCTCCTCAGGCGTGAATCCCTTCTGCTGCGCGTGAATCATGTCGCTTTTGGCAAACACAGAGCAGCGACCCGCGATCTGTGCGGCGCGCTCGGTGGCGAGAACTATGTCCCCGATCTCTTCGACCTTGAACAGCAGGCGTCCCGCCTGCTGGTCGAGGAAGCCGCCGGTTCCGGCCGCACAATCGCCGTTGGTCTGGTAATCGGCGATGCCGAGCCGGCCATTGTCGCCATGCCTGTCAAAGCGTATGTACTTGGAGTTCTCCCCCCCCATCTCAAACAGGGTGTGCACCTTCGGGAGCAGCAGTTCCACGGCCTTGCAGAGAGCACGGAATTCATTCTGCTTGCTGACATCAAACTCCGAACTCAGCAGCTTCGCTCCTCTGCCGGTGCCAGCAACTTCACCCAGCGCGGACCGGCCGACGAGTCCCACCAGGCTTTCAAGCAGAGCACGTGTCTCCTGCACCGGGTTCCCGGAAATGCGCGCGTAACGCGTTATCGCCAGCCAGCAGTCCTCCTGTGCAGGCGTGGTAAGCTGCCTGACAGACTGAAACAGCGGATGGGATGAGTGGTTTTTAAAAAACGGCGCATCCGCAGCATCGCGGGAAAACAGTGCAGCCTTGACGCTGACGGAGCCGAGGTCGATTCCGATAAAAATTGCCATAGACAGATGTTTCCACTCGTTTCAAACTCGGCCGCGCGAAGAACTGAGAGCCGGTTCGCCTTGATTCTCTCTGAGCCTTAGAAGTGGGTTGTCAAAAACACCTTTAAGGCTCAGAGACTCCAAGGCTCAAAGAGATAGTAAAGGAAACGCGCCGGATGCTCTCCGTTTCTCCGTGGTAAATCCAAGATGCGTCAAAGCGGAGATGCGCCGGCATCTCCGCTTTGGGGACTGGCAATCTGCAGGCCAGCTTAGATGATTTCCTGGCCCTGCGCTTTCCTGCGTCTCCGGTATTCTTCCGCCGGTATCGAGAATTGATCCTCGATGGTCGTGCGGTGCACGAGGCCGCCGTTGTAAGCGCAGAAAGGAATGATCCGGCCCGCCGGAGTGGCATAGTGGATGACGCAGCGCCGCACGCGCTCCAAATCGTAGTTGTAGGCATCCATAAAGTGCATCCCCGCCACGAGCAGGGTTTTGTTCGTGTACGTGCCGTCCTTTTCGCCCCGACCGGCTTCCTTGTCGAAAAAGCCGTCGAGAGTCTGCAGGAAACGGGTGAAATCGAGGCCTGCCGGAGCCTTGTCCTTCTTGTAGTGTTTCTGCAGCTGGTAGAACGCGTTCATCTGGGCGAAGCGCCTGAACCGGCTGGCCTTGGTCTTGGCAGCCTGGATCTCGATTTCCTTGAACATGCCTTCGACATCCGTAAAGCGCGTGATCGGGATCGCCTTGCCGGTGCTTTGCTCGATGAACAGGTAGGTACCGAGCGAGCAGTGCGGATGGCAGGTGATGTGAACAGTGTCCGCACCCCGTACCGAGCTGATGATTTTCGACACCGGCTGGACAAAGCTCAACGGATACCAATCGTCTTTGGTCGCGATCCCCGTCTGTTCCTCAATGCAACGAACCAGGTCGGGCAGGGTGAAACGGAGTTTCAGGCGCTCTTCATAGTTGATCCGGCCGGTAATGGCGACGGGCTGATAGCTAATGCCGCTCGAGACATCAATGTTGTCGAGGGCGAACTTGAGGATTTTACCGACCTGATCCTCGTTGATCCCGCCGGCAATCGTCGGTACATAGACGATTTTGATCCCTGCCTTACGGACCGCCTCGACAGTCTTCAACTTATATTCCAGCAGATTACGGCCGCGCGTCTGCTTGTAGACATGATCGTCCACGCCGTCGAACTGCAGGTAGATCGTGTGAAGTCCTGCTTCGGCGGCACGCATGGTGAAATCAGGGTCCGCAAACCGGATTCCGTTGGAAGCGACCTGGATGTGACTGAACCCCAGCTGTGTCGCCCCACGGAGGATCTCCAGGAAGTCGGGGTGGATCGTAGGCTCACCACCGGAAAACTGGACGAGGCGGCCTGCCACCGGCTGCTCCCCCCGATAAAGCCGCAACATCTCCATGACTTGGTCTTTGCTCGGCTCGTAAACTTTGCCGGTCACATTCGAGTTGGCAAAGCAGATCGGGCAGGTCAGATTGCAGCGATTGGTCAAGTCGATGTTGCCCAGCGAAGTGTGGCTGGCATGACGCTGGCAGATGCCGCAGTCGCGCGGGCAGAGCTCGCTATAGGTATTCGGGTTGGACAGCCCTTTGCCGTCGCCGAATTCCCATTTTTCCGCTTTCAGATAGAGCTCGACGTCGGACCAGTACAGATCCTTGCAGTAGCCGTGCTCCGGGCAAGTCTTGTCCATATAGACCTTGCCGTCCTCAGCGAACAGGCGGGCTGCGATCACTTTGCCGCAGTCCGGATCCGGACAGATCGATTCGACCCGCTTGGGAAGGCCTTTAGTGATGTTGTTGGTAGGCACGCCGCTATAGGTCGTGTTGAGCGGTTGCCTGACGATTTCCTTATCCACTGTTGCCATGTCTGGACGGACCTCCATTTCCGGTACATTTATAGGCAATCGTTCCGGAGTAGTAAACAGCTATCTTAAACCACCCACCCCGGGGCGTGGCAAGTGTTCCCAGCCAAAATGATGGATATTCCCGGGTTCAAGTGCTACGCTCAGCCTCTCCGACAGGCCGAAAGGCGAGCCGTCTTTTTTTCAAAGGCTGGAATTGTACCAGCGCGACCCCAAAAGTGCGAGGTGCGATCGTGAAAAAGTTGTTTTCCCTTTTTCTCCTTACAGTTGCGTGTATTTCGGTGGCGGCCGGTCCGGATTTGCTTGACGAGCGCTGGGAACGCGCATATCAGGCATGGGACAGCGGAGACTACATCACCGCCCTGCGCGGGTTTGAGTCCCTATTGAAGGGCCCGGATGCCGACCGGTGGCTTGAGCGCATTGCCCTCGTCACGGGTGAACTGTATCAGGACACAGAACTTGCACCCGATGGCCGCACGCCCCGGTTCAGCGCGTCAGGTCGCTACGCAGCGTTTGAGAACGGCACGCGTCCTGCGGTGGTCACCCATATACTGGACGTCGAGCGTCAGTTGCATAAGGTCGTCGACATCCAGGGAGAAAGCCTCGTTTTCTCCCCCACGCGTGATACGGTTGCTTATTTTCGAGTGAAGGACACGCAGGAAATCTCGAACTTACGCAAGGAGATCGAGGCCCTCTCCAAGGCCGCAACCCAGGACCGGCAGACGCTTACGGCAAAGCAACGACAGCTTTCCGCACTCGAAACCAGAAGCATGGATCTCTTCCTTCGCGATCTTTCCTCCGGCAAGGAGCAGCGACTGGACGATGACGGACTTCTCAAGGCTGGGCTCGCCTTCAGTGCCGACGGCCGCGAAGTCTATTTCGCCGGAGCCAGAGAATCCGATACCTCCTCAAACGAGATTTACGCCGTGTCCGAGTCCGGAAGGCCGCATGCGCTCACCTCCGGGCCCGGCTTCAAGATCAACCCGATCATGGTTCCCGGAGGCAAATATGTGATCTACACCTCCTCGGCGCAGTCGCCGTTCCCTCGACCTGGAACGGGAGATCAGACGGGTCGTGGCGGTCAAGGCGCTGCTCCGGCAGCGGCAGCCGGCGGCCGTGGCGGGGGTGGAGGCCAGGGTACCGCTCCTGCAGGAGCAGCCGGCGGTCGGGGCGGCGGGCCTCAAGGCCGGCGCGTGGAGTTTGCGGTATTAAACCTTGTGGATGGCAAGTCAACCAGATTCACCGGCTCGGCAGCCCCGTCCATTTCGGCCGAGGGCTCCGCACTCGCCTTTCCCGCCGGCAGCGGCACCGAATACAACATCCAGGTTTTGAAACTCAGCGAGCCGCTGAACCCGGTTGCAATCAGAAAATCTCAAGACAGGATCGGATCGGCGGCGCTCTCTCCCGACGGCTCACGCATCATCTTTGAAATGCCCGTATCCCGCGAGAAGAACACCGAGATCTATTGCATCAAGTCCGACGGTACCGGCGAAGTCAGGGTGAGCCGTGAGATCCAGCCGGATTGGGGACCGCGGTTCCTCAGCGGCAGCAAGGTTCTCGCCATCAAAGGCGAGCGCCGCCACGCCCGCTCCTATCTCTACGATCTCGACACATTGAAAAACTTCAAGCTGTTCCACAACAATACGGTCCGGACCATCGCCCCGGAGTACGAATGGGTGGCAAACCCTGCCGGCAACCTGATTCTGATCGTGGCCGACCGCGATGGGGACACTATCTCCCCGGAACGCGGAATTTACCTCCTGGATCTAAACCGGAAGATCACCCGGGACGGCCTGCTGACCCGCATCCAGACCGATCTCGCGTCCGAACAGGCTCTTCGCATGTCGGGCGAAGCGATGTACCGCCCCATTGCCGGCAAAGTCAGAGCGGTCACGGACCAGGTATCGATCTGCAAGCTCTACGAGTATCAAGAGTCCTTGTTCAATTTTGACGTCAAGGCCATCGGGCAGCCGGGAAACAAGCTGGCAGGCGATTACATCTACAACACGTTCTCGTCGTTCGGATATCAGCCGGAGTACCAGTGGTTCGACGCCAGAGGCAATATCAGGACCGCCAACATCCTGGTAACCCTGCGCGGCACCGAGAATCCCGAGCTGATCTATGTGCTCGGCAGTCATTACGATTCTGTCCCCGCCGGGCCCGGCGCCGACGACGACTCAACCGGGATCGCGGTCCTGCTCGAGGCCGCGCGGGTGCTGGCCAGGACCCCCATGCCGGCGACGATTGTCTTTGCGGCGTTCACAGGCGAGGAAGCCGGCGATCTCGGCAGCCACGAGTTTGTACGGCAGGCGCAGGAGAAGAAGGTGCAGATTCTAGGGGCGCTGAACAACGACATGATCGGCTGGACGAACGATCACCGGCTCGACAACACCATCCGCTACACCAATGACGGCATGCGGAATCTGCAGCATGCCGCCGCCTTCCTTTTTTCCAAAATGATCACCTACGACGCCCGCTACTACAAAGCTACGGACGCCGCGGCCTTCTACGACGCATACGGCGACATCGTATCAGGGCTGGGCTCCTACCCCGTGCTGGGGAACCCCTATTACCATCAGTCAACCGACCTGCTCGAAACCGTCAACCACCAACTGGTGACCGAGGCAGCCAAGATGACCACAGCCTCGATCATGCTCCTTGCAGCCAGCCCAGCCAGGGTGACAGGGCTCAAAGTCGAGAGTGTCACGAGTGATGCTGTCGAGCTCGCGTGGGCGGCTGCCCCAGAAAAAGGGGTGGCTTCCTACACGGTGGCATACGGACCGGAGAGCAATCCCATGGTACGGACCCTGACAGTAAAAACACCAAGGGCCCAGATCACCGGATTAAAGAAGGGCGAAAAACTGATGATTGCGGTGAAGGCGGTAAACACCCGTGGGCTGTCGGGATGGGATTGGGCTCACACAACCGCAACGCCTCAATAAAAGTGATGATGAGTAACGAGTTATGAGTGAGGAGTGAGTGGTTGGGGTGACGCGCGCTCCCGACTGGTCGCCACTCCCCACTCATCTCTCATTTGACGGCGTGGCGCTTGTTCCATTCCTCGTCGGTCATCAGGGTCTCAATCTTGACCTTGGCCTTGAGTTCGTCGACGTGCTTTCGGGTGGCTTCCTGCCTGGTCTTTTGCTCCAGGAACTTCAGGATTTCCGGCTTGACTTTTTCGAGCGGCGTTTTCACTGCCGCTTTGACCTCGATGACGCTGATCAGATGATAGCCGAATTCGGTCTCCACAATCGGGGTCAGCGTTCCCGGTTTGGCGGTAAACGCTGCTTCTTCGAGCGGAGGTATCAGATCTCCGCGTTTGAAGGTGCCGAGATCCCCCCCGCTCTGGGCATTTTGCTTGTCATCGGAATTCTTAGCGGCAGCTTCCGCAAAAGTGATTTTCTTGTTCTCGATGTCGGCACGGATGTCATCGAGTTTTTTCTTGATCGCGGCCTTTTGTTCCGGCGTGGCAGCCTTATCTACTTTCATGAAGATGTGGGCGGCGTGGACCTGCGGGGGCTCTTCAAAGTACTTGGGGTTTTCGTCGTAAAACTTCTGGACCTCGGCATCGGTAACGGGCGGAAGGTCTTTAAGCGCCTGTCCCAGCACCTGTTGGATCAGGACGCTGTCTTCGATGGACTTGCGCACGTCGGCCTCTTTGAGCCCCTGGGCCTGTATCGCCTTCTGGAACGCGTCCTCCGTCTGGAATTGTCCCCTCAGAGACTTGTAGGTCTCTTCGATCTTGGCCGGGTCGGCGACGATGTTCTTCTCTTTGCCTTCATTCTTCAGCAGAACGCTTCCGATCAGCGTTTCAAGGGCATCTCTGTAATAGAAGGTGTCTTTCTGGAGCAGCTGCTGAGGGGAGGCCTGCTGCTGTTGAGCCCGCGCTATCTGGTTGATGGTGTTCAGAACATCCTTTTCTGTGATGGATTCGCCGAGCACCTTGACAACAACATCATCCGTGGCAGCTTGCGCCGCGGCAGGAGGTTTCACATCCTGGTTAGCCTTCTCTGCCGATCCCGTCAGCGGCAGGCAAGCCAGCAGAGCAGCAACCAGTACCATGGATCGTCGGATCATCGAATTAGGGTCTCCTGAAGAATATTGGATTCTATCGTCAATTGCTCGGAACGCGTCCGCGTATCGTTTGGCTCGATCGATGAGAAGTCGAATGGAGGCAAGTGGCTACGCGCGGATACCGGTTTATTGTCCATCGAGGAGCCCCGCAAGTCAATGCGACATGGCCGTCGCAGCAACCCGGGGATCGGGTGAAGGACAGGATATTGAGTGATGGATGCGTAAACGGGCCGCCGTCTGCGGGGGGCGCACCCAGACGCATGAAAACTACATCGAGTCTCAACAGCTCAACGCAAACGACGTGAAGCGTTCCCGGTCAAGGCAAAAAGCGCTCTGCTCTCTCTGCATTAATCTTTCGCTCTTCTAAAGTACATTCGAAACAGACGTTTCGGTTGGGCCTCGACCAGGGTGTCACCCAACACCAATACCCAGCACTCAATGCAGGAGGGCCTTGAGCGCAGCGAGCGCACGCTCGTAGTTGGGTTCGTTCACGATTTCCGGCACATACTCCACGTAACGGATCGTGTCCTTGTCATCCACGATGAAAACGGCTCGGCTGGACAGGTGAAGTTCCTTGATGAGGGTGCCGTAAGCCTGGCTGAAGGAACGATCGTAGTAATCTGAAACGATCTTTATTTTGTCGATGCCGGCGGCGCCGCACCAGCGCTTCTGGGCAAATGGAAGATCCACGCTCACGGTGACGATTTCGACCTTATCCCCCAGTTTCGCAGCTTCCATGTTGAACCGGCGCGTTTCCGTATCGCAGACCGGGGTGTCGAGCGAGGGGACGGCGCTGAACAGCCGGATCTTTCCTTTGGTGTCGTCGAGGGTGAACGGCTTTAAATCCAGGGTGCGCGCTGTAAAAGCGGGAGCCTTGTCCCCAACTCGGAGTTCGGATCCAATCAGCGTGAGCGGGTTCCCTTGAAATGTGGTTCCATTCGGTCGTTCCATTTTCATAAAAGAAGCCTTCTGAATATCGAATATCAGTAAACAGCGACTTGGGACGATAGGCAACAGGCACCGGATAGCCCAACCTGAGCGCCCCCCTGGCAGGAATGCAGATCCGGCCTATTCCTCACCCATGAAAGGATAG is part of the Terriglobia bacterium genome and encodes:
- a CDS encoding acyl-CoA dehydratase activase — its product is MAIFIGIDLGSVSVKAALFSRDAADAPFFKNHSSHPLFQSVRQLTTPAQEDCWLAITRYARISGNPVQETRALLESLVGLVGRSALGEVAGTGRGAKLLSSEFDVSKQNEFRALCKAVELLLPKVHTLFEMGGENSKYIRFDRHGDNGRLGIADYQTNGDCAAGTGGFLDQQAGRLLFKVEEIGDIVLATERAAQIAGRCSVFAKSDMIHAQQKGFTPEEIVKGLCDAVARNFKSAITKGKKIVPEVCFVGGVASNRGVVQAIEAAFGWAPGTLVVPQDHAALGAVGSAILAEEAARSESRERHAFSLEGSSETQQIPSSPRLSMENVVLLRNHMVAVSPSEIGGVRDAFLGIDIGSVSTNLAVIDTERNVLKEIYLRTDGRPIEVVSRGLCEIERDLGGKIRIRGVGTTGSGRELIGELVGADTVNDEITAHKTGAAFIDRTILGLGVDTIFEIGGQDAKFISLEEGIVVDFAMNEACAAGTGSFLEERAKELGVRIEDDFARIALSSAEPIRLGERCTVFMERDVNSYLQRGASLDRIVAGLAYSVATNYINRVVRGRKIGEVIFFQGGTAYNDAVAAAFSSILGKRIIVPPFNGVMGAVGVALLAREKMLHGHKESAFRGFDLDKVDYEILEFTCKGCTNFCQMQRFTVEGEQTYWGDKCSERYRKAVKCEHEPVVENLIEYRRNLLMADYDPESGAGPVVGIPFCMSTYEWAPFWFNVLRELGIRVLLSEPTTNQIVKLGLEAVVSEPCFPIQVAHGHIRWLIEKQTDFILVPNYISSPGSPADKPSFFCPWNQTLPFITRVAPFISEHRRRIIAPTLWFNHGNRAVARSIRDALNEAGLGRSLHQVEWAVERGFAAMDVFRDSLLEAGAKTLKSIADHNEHGIVLLGRPYNIYDKGINLDIATKMRKYYGANVLGLDFLDLEGRDISRFNDNMFWSYGNKVMAAAEFVQDKPQLHIVYITNFKCGPDSYIKHFIAEVSGRPFLTLQFDGHNNDAGMLTRCEAYLDSKGVLRRWGSTEQELTAGASNP
- a CDS encoding peptidylprolyl isomerase, which encodes MIRRSMVLVAALLACLPLTGSAEKANQDVKPPAAAQAATDDVVVKVLGESITEKDVLNTINQIARAQQQQASPQQLLQKDTFYYRDALETLIGSVLLKNEGKEKNIVADPAKIEETYKSLRGQFQTEDAFQKAIQAQGLKEADVRKSIEDSVLIQQVLGQALKDLPPVTDAEVQKFYDENPKYFEEPPQVHAAHIFMKVDKAATPEQKAAIKKKLDDIRADIENKKITFAEAAAKNSDDKQNAQSGGDLGTFKRGDLIPPLEEAAFTAKPGTLTPIVETEFGYHLISVIEVKAAVKTPLEKVKPEILKFLEQKTRQEATRKHVDELKAKVKIETLMTDEEWNKRHAVK
- a CDS encoding M20/M25/M40 family metallo-hydrolase; translation: MKKLFSLFLLTVACISVAAGPDLLDERWERAYQAWDSGDYITALRGFESLLKGPDADRWLERIALVTGELYQDTELAPDGRTPRFSASGRYAAFENGTRPAVVTHILDVERQLHKVVDIQGESLVFSPTRDTVAYFRVKDTQEISNLRKEIEALSKAATQDRQTLTAKQRQLSALETRSMDLFLRDLSSGKEQRLDDDGLLKAGLAFSADGREVYFAGARESDTSSNEIYAVSESGRPHALTSGPGFKINPIMVPGGKYVIYTSSAQSPFPRPGTGDQTGRGGQGAAPAAAAGGRGGGGGQGTAPAGAAGGRGGGPQGRRVEFAVLNLVDGKSTRFTGSAAPSISAEGSALAFPAGSGTEYNIQVLKLSEPLNPVAIRKSQDRIGSAALSPDGSRIIFEMPVSREKNTEIYCIKSDGTGEVRVSREIQPDWGPRFLSGSKVLAIKGERRHARSYLYDLDTLKNFKLFHNNTVRTIAPEYEWVANPAGNLILIVADRDGDTISPERGIYLLDLNRKITRDGLLTRIQTDLASEQALRMSGEAMYRPIAGKVRAVTDQVSICKLYEYQESLFNFDVKAIGQPGNKLAGDYIYNTFSSFGYQPEYQWFDARGNIRTANILVTLRGTENPELIYVLGSHYDSVPAGPGADDDSTGIAVLLEAARVLARTPMPATIVFAAFTGEEAGDLGSHEFVRQAQEKKVQILGALNNDMIGWTNDHRLDNTIRYTNDGMRNLQHAAAFLFSKMITYDARYYKATDAAAFYDAYGDIVSGLGSYPVLGNPYYHQSTDLLETVNHQLVTEAAKMTTASIMLLAASPARVTGLKVESVTSDAVELAWAAAPEKGVASYTVAYGPESNPMVRTLTVKTPRAQITGLKKGEKLMIAVKAVNTRGLSGWDWAHTTATPQ
- a CDS encoding radical SAM protein is translated as MATVDKEIVRQPLNTTYSGVPTNNITKGLPKRVESICPDPDCGKVIAARLFAEDGKVYMDKTCPEHGYCKDLYWSDVELYLKAEKWEFGDGKGLSNPNTYSELCPRDCGICQRHASHTSLGNIDLTNRCNLTCPICFANSNVTGKVYEPSKDQVMEMLRLYRGEQPVAGRLVQFSGGEPTIHPDFLEILRGATQLGFSHIQVASNGIRFADPDFTMRAAEAGLHTIYLQFDGVDDHVYKQTRGRNLLEYKLKTVEAVRKAGIKIVYVPTIAGGINEDQVGKILKFALDNIDVSSGISYQPVAITGRINYEERLKLRFTLPDLVRCIEEQTGIATKDDWYPLSFVQPVSKIISSVRGADTVHITCHPHCSLGTYLFIEQSTGKAIPITRFTDVEGMFKEIEIQAAKTKASRFRRFAQMNAFYQLQKHYKKDKAPAGLDFTRFLQTLDGFFDKEAGRGEKDGTYTNKTLLVAGMHFMDAYNYDLERVRRCVIHYATPAGRIIPFCAYNGGLVHRTTIEDQFSIPAEEYRRRRKAQGQEII
- the tpx gene encoding thiol peroxidase → MERPNGTTFQGNPLTLIGSELRVGDKAPAFTARTLDLKPFTLDDTKGKIRLFSAVPSLDTPVCDTETRRFNMEAAKLGDKVEIVTVSVDLPFAQKRWCGAAGIDKIKIVSDYYDRSFSQAYGTLIKELHLSSRAVFIVDDKDTIRYVEYVPEIVNEPNYERALAALKALLH